Proteins encoded in a region of the Sphingomonas jaspsi DSM 18422 genome:
- a CDS encoding YjbE family putative metal transport protein (Members of this highly hydrophobic protein family,regularly are found preceded by the yybP-ykoY manganese riboswitch (see RF00080). A metal cation transport function is proposed.): MIDMLAATLAAQAASLGSPAEIWSAIIQDFSNIGQPGAMAAFLQVLLIDLVLAGDNAIVVGALAAGLPAEQRRKVILIGVVAALVLRILFALVVSQLLQVVGLVLAGGLLLLWVAWKMWRELHHGGESAGSPEVTGDEHSGVRPARSFASAAWAVAVADVSMSLDNVLAVAGASREHPGILIVGLIFAVALMGVAANIIARYIERYRWIAYIGLAVIVWVAAKMIHDGWVDPHVGVGTLFG; this comes from the coding sequence ATGATCGACATGTTGGCGGCTACGTTGGCCGCCCAAGCCGCTTCGCTCGGCAGCCCGGCCGAGATCTGGTCGGCCATCATTCAGGACTTTTCGAATATCGGCCAGCCGGGAGCAATGGCTGCCTTTCTGCAGGTGCTGCTGATCGACCTGGTTCTGGCCGGTGACAATGCCATCGTCGTCGGCGCCTTGGCTGCGGGCCTTCCCGCGGAACAACGCCGCAAGGTGATCCTCATCGGCGTCGTGGCCGCCCTGGTGTTGCGGATCCTGTTCGCGCTGGTCGTATCGCAGCTGTTGCAGGTCGTCGGCCTCGTGCTGGCGGGCGGGTTGCTGCTACTGTGGGTGGCATGGAAGATGTGGCGCGAGCTGCACCATGGCGGCGAAAGCGCGGGGTCGCCCGAAGTCACCGGTGACGAACATAGCGGTGTCCGCCCGGCGCGAAGCTTCGCCAGCGCGGCTTGGGCCGTTGCCGTCGCGGATGTCAGCATGAGCCTCGACAATGTCCTCGCCGTCGCCGGCGCGTCGCGCGAGCATCCCGGGATCCTGATCGTCGGGCTTATCTTCGCCGTGGCACTGATGGGCGTCGCCGCCAACATCATCGCCCGTTACATCGAGCGCTATCGCTGGATTGCCTATATCGGCTTGGCGGTAATCGTCTGGGTCGCGGCGAAAATGATCCATGACGGGTGGGTCGACCCGCACGTCGGCGTCGGCACCCTGTTCGGCTGA
- a CDS encoding YjbE family putative metal transport protein (Members of this highly hydrophobic protein family,regularly are found preceded by the yybP-ykoY manganese riboswitch (see RF00080). A metal cation transport function is proposed.), which translates to MSQLGQIIIGDLTMAGDNVVIMGSLASGLPDRQRRKVLMLGVGMALIFLITFALLATQLLKITGLVFAGGLLLLWVAYNMFRELHPAKVVIADDPDTAEVEGPPATKSFFQAAVAITVADLSMSLDNVLLVASIARENPSLLFIGLTFSVLFMGFAANYVARLIQRYHWINYIGLVVILYVAVTMIVEGWNGGEHVLGLRSLFGL; encoded by the coding sequence ATGAGCCAACTTGGTCAGATCATCATCGGCGACCTGACCATGGCGGGCGACAATGTCGTAATCATGGGATCGCTGGCATCCGGCCTGCCCGATCGCCAGCGGCGCAAGGTTCTGATGCTCGGCGTCGGCATGGCGCTGATCTTCCTGATCACGTTCGCCTTGCTTGCGACCCAGCTGCTCAAGATCACCGGCCTGGTGTTCGCGGGCGGCCTCCTGCTGCTCTGGGTCGCCTACAACATGTTCCGGGAACTGCACCCGGCCAAGGTGGTGATTGCCGACGATCCCGATACGGCCGAGGTAGAGGGACCGCCCGCGACGAAGAGCTTCTTTCAGGCAGCGGTAGCGATCACGGTCGCCGACCTCAGCATGAGCCTCGACAACGTGCTGCTGGTCGCCTCGATCGCGCGCGAAAATCCCTCGCTGCTTTTCATCGGCCTGACCTTTTCAGTGCTGTTCATGGGTTTTGCCGCAAATTATGTCGCACGCCTGATCCAGCGCTATCACTGGATCAACTACATCGGCCTCGTCGTCATCCTCTACGTCGCGGTGACGATGATCGTCGAAGGCTGGAACGGCGGCGAACATGTGCTTGGCCTGCGAAGCCTGTTTGGCCTCTGA
- the rho gene encoding transcription termination factor Rho: protein MHLKDLKKKSPADLVAMAEEMGVEGASTMRKQDLMFSILKVRAENGAEIMGQGTIEVLNDGFGFLRSPEANYLAGPDDIYVAPNVVRKFGLRTGDTVEGEIRAPKDGERYFALTKVSQINYDEPDAVRHRVNFDNLTPLYPDSKLRLDTLDPTIKDKSARVIDIVAPLGKGQRALIVAPPRTGKTVLLQNIARAITDNNPEVFLIVLLIDERPEEVTDMQRSVNGEVVSSTFDEPASRHVQVAEMVIEKAKRLVEHKKDVVILLDSITRLGRAYNTVVPSSGKVLTGGVDANALQRPKRFFGAARNIEEGGSLSIIATALIDTGSKMDEVIFEEFKGTGNSEIVLDRKVSDKRIFPSLDVGKSGTRKEELLVDQATLSKMWVLRRILMQMGTVDAMQFLLDKMKDAKSNEDFFASMNQ, encoded by the coding sequence ATGCACCTCAAGGACCTCAAAAAGAAATCTCCCGCCGACCTCGTTGCCATGGCCGAGGAAATGGGCGTCGAGGGCGCGTCGACGATGCGCAAGCAGGACCTGATGTTCTCGATCCTGAAGGTCCGCGCCGAAAACGGTGCCGAGATCATGGGCCAAGGTACGATCGAGGTGCTGAACGACGGCTTCGGCTTCCTCCGCAGTCCGGAAGCCAACTATCTCGCCGGTCCCGACGACATTTACGTCGCGCCGAACGTCGTGCGGAAGTTCGGCCTGCGCACCGGCGACACGGTCGAAGGTGAAATCCGCGCGCCCAAGGACGGCGAACGCTATTTCGCGCTGACCAAGGTCAGCCAGATCAATTACGACGAGCCCGACGCGGTTCGCCATCGCGTCAATTTCGACAACCTCACGCCGCTCTATCCGGACAGCAAGCTTCGCCTCGACACGCTCGATCCGACCATTAAGGACAAGAGCGCGCGGGTGATCGACATCGTCGCGCCGCTCGGCAAGGGCCAGCGTGCGCTGATCGTCGCGCCACCGCGCACCGGCAAGACCGTGCTGCTGCAGAACATCGCCCGCGCCATCACCGACAATAATCCGGAAGTTTTCCTGATCGTCCTGCTGATCGACGAGCGTCCGGAAGAAGTCACCGACATGCAGCGCAGCGTGAACGGCGAGGTCGTCAGCTCGACCTTCGACGAACCCGCTTCGCGCCACGTTCAGGTCGCCGAAATGGTCATCGAAAAGGCCAAGCGCCTGGTCGAGCACAAGAAGGACGTCGTCATCCTGCTCGACAGCATTACGCGACTCGGCCGCGCCTATAACACTGTCGTCCCCTCGTCGGGCAAGGTGCTGACCGGCGGCGTCGACGCCAACGCGCTGCAGCGCCCGAAGCGCTTCTTCGGTGCCGCGCGTAACATCGAGGAAGGCGGCTCGCTCTCGATCATCGCCACTGCGCTGATCGACACGGGATCGAAGATGGACGAAGTCATTTTCGAAGAGTTCAAGGGCACCGGCAACAGCGAAATCGTCCTCGACCGCAAGGTCAGCGACAAGCGCATCTTCCCGTCGCTCGACGTCGGCAAGTCCGGCACCCGCAAGGAAGAACTGCTGGTCGACCAGGCGACCCTGTCGAAGATGTGGGTCCTGCGCCGCATCCTGATGCAGATGGGCACCGTCGACGCGATGCAGTTCCTGCTCGACAAGATGAAGGACGCCAAGTCCAACGAAGACTTCTTCGCCAGCATGAACCAGTAA